A window from Hemibagrus wyckioides isolate EC202008001 linkage group LG17, SWU_Hwy_1.0, whole genome shotgun sequence encodes these proteins:
- the spa17 gene encoding sperm surface protein Sp17 isoform X5 codes for MSVSFSNTTLRVPHGFANILEGLTKEVLRDQPEDIPTFAAQYFTALLQKREESGLDPAKWGALMEHRFSNNDTSNDAVNQEKCSSAEETGNSVYEDRVFQADSFENTEDKITQTAQISSPSPEALDASKDIVDLPDPQANNELNESEDKSGETDSELSLEFLYRRTADVDICAEELKTMETAEEQMIENIQEAASEANETAEKDLEPVTLSSYRGLTDIDVCAEELQSTLHEEEHTEGSGDNTVSDAALIPPSESPDPVLVEQGVLDIHDEFTPPGTEATLYAEQDVDKEINDISYYEKTVASPVKEDEIEEPGHLSAGVSEMTNTLFDDAGPEIHDVDQHHLNEGAESLSLSEEVKTFDENQQANDILAAEAMSESSFILEKASLADRSNKDRAGLEDLVDVASDVQEENNNCESVTVATDEKDSQSDMQEDQTYDDKQTDPQDIPEMIPVGDMEGLVDSNLNISAEDMNTRSSQQDVNEVEDTSEVNNSVNAPETQEDNLFYTTVTHESKGTLPVLTSEETEQDMEVNYKQSAQASQEHTEKPEPATDYEESEQQEDKVHESMLESGTKEVEQQEESSQPQEEEDIMDIPLDDPEANKAAAKIQAGFRGHMTRKKLKPGDKPGEEQGDQKE; via the exons atgtctgtttctttctcgaACACCACCCTGAGAGTTCCTCATGGGTTTGCCAACATCCTAGAGGGACTGACCAAAGAGGTACTGAGAGATCAGCCTGAAGACATCCCTACCTTCGCTGCACAATACTTTACAGCACTTCTTCAGAAAAGAGAGG AAAGTGGCCTTGATCCAGCAAAATGGGGTGCGCTGATGGAGCACAGGTTCTCCAACAATGACACATCCAAT GATGCAGTAAACCAGGAAAAGTGCAGCTCAGCTGAAGAAACCGGAAactctgtatatga AGACAGAGTTTTTCAAGCTGATTCATTTGAAAATACTGAAGACAAAATTACCCAGACTGCACAGATCTCCTCCCCTTCACCTGAGGCCCTTGATGCCTCTAAAGACATTGTAGATCTACCGGATCCACAGGCAAACAATGAGCTAAATGAGTCTGAGGACAAATCAGGAGAAACTGATTCTGAGCTCAGTCTGGAGTTTTTATATCGGAGAACTGCAGATGTTGACATATGTGCTGAAGAGCTTAAAACTATGGAAACGGCTGAGGAGCAAATGATTGAAAATATACAGGAGGCTGCCAGTGAAGCAAATGAAACAGCAGAAAAAGATCTCGAGCCTGTAACCCTGTCATCATATCGTGGCCTCACAGATATAGATGTGTGTGCTGAAGAACTGCAATCTACTTTGCATGAAGAAGAGCACACAGAGGGCAGCGGAGACAATACTGTGAGTGATGCAGCTCTTATTCCACCTTCAGAAAGTCCAGATCCTGTCCTAGTCGAGCAAGGTGTCCTAGATATCCATGATGAATTCACTCCTCCTGGTACTGAGGCTACATTATATGCTGAACAGGATGttgataaagaaataaatgacatttCCTATTATGAAAAAACTGTTGCTTCCCCTGTTAAAGAGGATGAAATAGAAGAGCCTGGTCATCTTTCTGCGGGTGTCAGCGAAATGACTAACACTTTGTTTGATGATGCAGGGCCAGAGATTCATGATGTTGATCAGCATCATCTAAATGAAGGAGCTGAAAGTCTCAGTCTGTCAGAAGAAGTGAAAACTTTTGATGAAAACCAGCAAGCAAATGACATTTTGGCAGCTGAAGCTATGAGTGAATCATCGTTCATTCTGGAAAAAGCCAGTCTAGCAGACAGGAGCAACAAAGATAGAGCAGGACTGGAGGATTTGGTGGATGTAGCTTCTGACGTCCAGGAAGAAAATAACAATTGTGAAAGTGTCACTGTGGCCACTGATGAAAAAGATTCTCAGAGCGATATGCAAGAAGATCAGACATATGATGATAAACAGACTGACCCCCAAGATATACCTGAAATGATCCCTGTGGGGGATATGGAAGGCCTAGTGGACAGTAACCTTAACATTTCAGCTGAGGACATGAACACTAGATCATCTCAGCAGGATGTAAATGAGGTTGAGGATACCAGTGAAGTAAATAATAGTGTGAATGCACCTGAGACACAGGAGGACAATTTGTTTTATACTACGGTCACTCATGAATCTAAAGGAACTCTTCCAGTTCTTACATCCGAGGAAACTGAGCAGGACATGGAGGTCAACTATAAACAATCTGCTCAAGCTTCACAAGAGCACACAGAAAAACCCGAGCCAGCTACAGATTACGAAGAGTCTGAACAACAAGAGGACAAGGTCCATGAATCCATGCTTGAAAGTGGGACCAAGGAGGTGGAACAACAG
- the spa17 gene encoding sperm surface protein Sp17 isoform X6, protein MSVSFSNTTLRVPHGFANILEGLTKEVLRDQPEDIPTFAAQYFTALLQKREESGLDPAKWGALMEHRFSNNDTSNDAVNQEKCSSAEETGNSVYEDRVFQADSFENTEDKITQTAQISSPSPEALDASKDIVDLPDPQANNELNESEDKSGETDSELSLEFLYRRTADVDICAEELKTMETAEEQMIENIQEAASEANETAEKDLEPVTLSSYRGLTDIDVCAEELQSTLHEEEHTEGSGDNTVSDAALIPPSESPDPVLVEQGVLDIHDEFTPPGTEATLYAEQDVDKEINDISYYEKTVASPVKEDEIEEPGHLSAGVSEMTNTLFDDAGPEIHDVDQHHLNEGAESLSLSEEVKTFDENQQANDILAAEAMSESSFILEKASLADRSNKDRAGLEDLVDVASDVQEENNNCESVTVATDEKDSQSDMQEDQTYDDKQTDPQDIPEMIPVGDMEGLVDSNLNISAEDMNTRSSQQDVNEVEDTSEVNNSVNAPETQEDNLFYTTVTHESKGTLPVLTSEETEQDMEVNYKQSAQASQEHTEKPEPATDYEESEQQEDKVHESMLESGTKEVEQQEESSQPQEEEDIMDIPLDDPEANKAAAKIQAGFRGHMTRKKLKPGDKPGEEGDQKE, encoded by the exons atgtctgtttctttctcgaACACCACCCTGAGAGTTCCTCATGGGTTTGCCAACATCCTAGAGGGACTGACCAAAGAGGTACTGAGAGATCAGCCTGAAGACATCCCTACCTTCGCTGCACAATACTTTACAGCACTTCTTCAGAAAAGAGAGG AAAGTGGCCTTGATCCAGCAAAATGGGGTGCGCTGATGGAGCACAGGTTCTCCAACAATGACACATCCAAT GATGCAGTAAACCAGGAAAAGTGCAGCTCAGCTGAAGAAACCGGAAactctgtatatga AGACAGAGTTTTTCAAGCTGATTCATTTGAAAATACTGAAGACAAAATTACCCAGACTGCACAGATCTCCTCCCCTTCACCTGAGGCCCTTGATGCCTCTAAAGACATTGTAGATCTACCGGATCCACAGGCAAACAATGAGCTAAATGAGTCTGAGGACAAATCAGGAGAAACTGATTCTGAGCTCAGTCTGGAGTTTTTATATCGGAGAACTGCAGATGTTGACATATGTGCTGAAGAGCTTAAAACTATGGAAACGGCTGAGGAGCAAATGATTGAAAATATACAGGAGGCTGCCAGTGAAGCAAATGAAACAGCAGAAAAAGATCTCGAGCCTGTAACCCTGTCATCATATCGTGGCCTCACAGATATAGATGTGTGTGCTGAAGAACTGCAATCTACTTTGCATGAAGAAGAGCACACAGAGGGCAGCGGAGACAATACTGTGAGTGATGCAGCTCTTATTCCACCTTCAGAAAGTCCAGATCCTGTCCTAGTCGAGCAAGGTGTCCTAGATATCCATGATGAATTCACTCCTCCTGGTACTGAGGCTACATTATATGCTGAACAGGATGttgataaagaaataaatgacatttCCTATTATGAAAAAACTGTTGCTTCCCCTGTTAAAGAGGATGAAATAGAAGAGCCTGGTCATCTTTCTGCGGGTGTCAGCGAAATGACTAACACTTTGTTTGATGATGCAGGGCCAGAGATTCATGATGTTGATCAGCATCATCTAAATGAAGGAGCTGAAAGTCTCAGTCTGTCAGAAGAAGTGAAAACTTTTGATGAAAACCAGCAAGCAAATGACATTTTGGCAGCTGAAGCTATGAGTGAATCATCGTTCATTCTGGAAAAAGCCAGTCTAGCAGACAGGAGCAACAAAGATAGAGCAGGACTGGAGGATTTGGTGGATGTAGCTTCTGACGTCCAGGAAGAAAATAACAATTGTGAAAGTGTCACTGTGGCCACTGATGAAAAAGATTCTCAGAGCGATATGCAAGAAGATCAGACATATGATGATAAACAGACTGACCCCCAAGATATACCTGAAATGATCCCTGTGGGGGATATGGAAGGCCTAGTGGACAGTAACCTTAACATTTCAGCTGAGGACATGAACACTAGATCATCTCAGCAGGATGTAAATGAGGTTGAGGATACCAGTGAAGTAAATAATAGTGTGAATGCACCTGAGACACAGGAGGACAATTTGTTTTATACTACGGTCACTCATGAATCTAAAGGAACTCTTCCAGTTCTTACATCCGAGGAAACTGAGCAGGACATGGAGGTCAACTATAAACAATCTGCTCAAGCTTCACAAGAGCACACAGAAAAACCCGAGCCAGCTACAGATTACGAAGAGTCTGAACAACAAGAGGACAAGGTCCATGAATCCATGCTTGAAAGTGGGACCAAGGAGGTGGAACAACAG
- the LOC131367678 gene encoding uncharacterized protein LOC131367678, which yields MFMFLPHVAFLLLHFGIKDAVCRKTDKIPDVIKVRLGGQLTLDCTYNCSSGFVRGEWRCGNMPACTTFLWSVQEKNISEDLCIVSLETLNLTVEQTSYNYSCFSVKTDHQDLPHNLERLISLQIQGPVIPREIALDIEVEIYQNQKKINLSSYSIQVPVGDKLKLECISTNQLCEGQWMRDDANLTEDISGSLLEWNEITEEDGGTYTCYTNQLCTSQRISVVIDVVKTNEFGWIRPLAAAALSVAVMLLFLLIYLRYKKRGKNPLDAEDSTAVIYENTRTKKEGTIHKPTVQDCQSDHEVPYADIVISVRGSSIPELTGLHGQTSRDHRLRWRDDGTGASHLQACRSADRLHLHPREVSRKLSTTSEYAVITYSTDALN from the exons ATGTTTATGTTTCTGCCTCATGTGGCTTTTCTGCTTCTGCATTTTGGAATCAAAG ATGCTGTGTGCAGAAAGACTGACAAAATCCCTGATGTTATTAAAGTTCGATTAGGAGGACAGCTTACTTTAGACTGCACCTACAACTGTTCCTCTGGGTTTGTTCGCGGTGAATGGCGGTGTGGAAATATGCCTGCGTGTACCACCTTTTTGTGGTCtgtacaagaaaaaaacataagtgAAGACTTGTGTATAGTGAGCTTGGAAACACTTAATCTGACCGTGGAACAGACCTCGTATAACTACTCGTGTTTCTCTGTGAAGACCGATCATCAAGATCTCCCTCATAACCTTGAGCGACTCATTTCACTTCAAATCCAAG GACCAGTCATCCCTCGTGAAATAGCTCTAG ACATAGAAGTAGAGATTTACCAAAATCAGAAGAAGATAAACCTATCATCGTATTCCATCCAAGTGCCAGTCGGAGACAAACTAAAACTGGAATGTATTTCAACCAACCAACTTTGTGAAGGCCAGTGGATGAGAGATGATGCAAATCTCACAGAAGACATCTCTGGCTCACTGTTAGAATGGAACGAAATTACAGAAGAAGATGGAGGAACGTACACATGCTACACAAACCAGCTTTGTACCAGCCAGAGGATTAGTGTAGTGATTGATGTCGTTAAAACAA ATGAATTTGGATGGATCAGGCCCTTGGCTGCAGCTGCACTGTCTGTAGCAGTCATGCTACTGTTTCTGCTCATATATCTACGCTACAAAAAGAGAGGGAAGAATCCGCTGGATGCAGAAGATTCAACAGCTGTAATCTATGAAAA CACAAGAACCAAAAAAGAAGGAACCATCCACAAACCCACAGTACAAG ACTGCCAGAGCGATCATGAAGTTCCTTACGCTGACATTGTGATCTCCGTGAGAGGCTCCAGCATTCCAGAGCTCACAGGACTCCATGGCCAAACTTCACGAGATCACAGACTT agaTGGAGGGACGACGGCACCGGTGCATCTCATTTACAAGCTTGTCGCTCAGCTGACAGGCTACACCTTCACCCCCGAGAGGTCAGCAGGAAACTAAGCACAACCTCTGAATATGCTGTCATCACATACTCCACAGATGCACTTAATTAG